In one Sebastes umbrosus isolate fSebUmb1 chromosome 13, fSebUmb1.pri, whole genome shotgun sequence genomic region, the following are encoded:
- the osgepl1 gene encoding probable tRNA N6-adenosine threonylcarbamoyltransferase, mitochondrial, with product MFPTKLQTLHRLLQLRHTCWSSPSLGRAPCSRLVLGIETSCDDTGAAVLDETGAILGESLHSQKEVHLRTGGIIPKVAQQLHRENIERVVQEALDRSDVDPSRLSAVATTVKPGLGLSLGIGLEFSQRFVRQHNKPFIPIHHMEAHALTVRMLQPVAFPFLVLLVSGGHSLLAVARGVDDFLLLGYTLDEAPGDTLDKVARRLSLIKHPQCSTLSGGQAIELLAKDGDRMRFRFRTPMGQTHDCCFSFAGLRNQVNMTIMKEEAEEGVQQGTLLSCVNDIAAATQHTVASHLAKRTHRAILFCKANGLLPSNSPTLVLSGGVASNQYIRKALTIIAETTGLRLLCPPAKFCTDNGVMIAWNGVERLREGKGILPPNVDVRYEPKAQLGVDMTAEVKAAAIRLPSVRMKIPN from the exons ATGTTCCCTACAAAACTACAAACTCTGCACAGACTGCTGCAGCTTAGACACACATGTTGGAGCTCTCCTTCACTTGGACGAGCACCTTGCTCCAGACTGGTTCTGGGCATTGAGACAAGCTGTGATGACACTGGAGCTGCTGTGCTGGACGAGACAGGTGCAATACTGGGAGAGTCTCTGCATTCACAGAAAGAAGTTCACCTGAG GACTGGTGGCATCATACCCAAAGTGGCACAACAGCTCCACAGAGAAAACATAGAGCGTGTGGTGCAGGAAGCTTTGGACAGGAGCGACGTGGACCCAAGCCGGCTCTCGGCTGTGGCCACCACCGTAAAGCCGGGCTTGGGTCTGAGCTTGGGCATCGGTCTTGAGTTCAGTCAGAGGTTTGTGAGGCAGCACAACAAGCCCTTCATCCCCATCCACCACATGGAAGCCCACGCCCTGACCGTCAGGATGCTTCAACCCGTTGCCTTCCCCTTCCTGGTCCTGCTCGTCTCTGGTGGTCACTCACTTCTCGCTGTGGCTCGAGGAGTTGACGACTTTCTGCTTTTGGGTTACACTCTGGACGAAGCTCCAGGGGATACACTGGATAAA GTGGCAAGACGTTTGTCCCTCATAAAACACCCACAATGCTCCACACTAAGTGGAGGACAAGCTATAGAGCTTCTAGCAAAGGATGGCGACAGGATGAGGTTCCGTTTCAGGACACCTATGGGACAAACGCATgactgctgcttttctttcGCTGGGCTACGGAATCAAGTTAACATGACGATAATGAAAGAAGAGGCAGAGGAAG GTGTACAACAGGGGACACTGTTGTCATGTGTGAATGACATTGCAGCTGCCACACAACACACAGTTGCCTCTCATCTTGCGAAGCGCACACATCGTGCCATCTTGTTCTGTAAGGCGAACGGCCTGCTGCCGTCAAACAGTCCCACATTG GTGCTGTCTGGAGGAGTTGCAAGCAATCAGTATATCCGCAAAGCTTTGACCATCATCGCTGAGACGACAGGACTACGCCTGCTCTGTCCTCCAGCCAAATTCTGCACTGACAATGGAGTGATGATTGCATG GAACGGTGTTGAACGCCTGAGGGAAGGGAAAGGGATACTGCCTCCAAATGTGGATGTCCGCTATGAGCCAAA GGCACAGCTGGGTGTTGACATGACAGCAGAGGTGAAGGCAGCAGCAATCAGGTTGCCGTCAGTCAGGATGAAGATCCCCAACTGA
- the adat3 gene encoding probable inactive tRNA-specific adenosine deaminase-like protein 3 isoform X2: MEPQTKRWKGSVCEPDPWVAYPVLSDEQSQDVELIEVFAAPIVNKKETSRLLRELNNLYPLRGLQHIKRVRAVQKEGSPHPLEVLVCLVSDAPDVKVVSIDALLPSDGVRRDGLGEPFVVKVPARPPLTRPQFELASKHWPTSFHEDKQVTVALRGELFSPPQKARMHTYMTSALTAAKAGIELGMEAVGAVVVDPATERIIAVGHDCRGDHPLHHAVMVCIDLVARSQGGGSYSFDRYPACQFTSPTSDTVHSVPGAEASSQPYICTGYDLYVTREPCVMCAMALVHSRIGRVFYGTASADGAVGTKYKIHSQKDLNHHFEVYKGVLGKQCEDLNGLGNHIKREADN, encoded by the coding sequence ATGGAGCCACAGACGAAACGCTGGAAAGGCTCTGTGTGCGAGCCTGACCCCTGGGTTGCTTATCCCGTACTGTCGGATGAGCAGTCGCAAGACGTCGAGCTGATCGAGGTGTTTGCTGCGCCCATTGTCAACAAGAAAGAGACGTCGCGACTTCTCCGGGAGCTGAACAACCTCTACCCGTTGAGGGGCCTTCAGCACATCAAGAGGGTGCGGGCGGTCCAGAAGGAGGGCAGCCCTCATCCTCTGGAAGTCCTCGTGTGCCTTGTCAGTGACGCACCAGACGTGAAGGTGGTAAGCATCGACGCTCTGCTCCCCTCGGATGGAGTTCGACGTGACGGATTAGGTGAGCCTTTTGTGGTTAAGGTCCCCGCACGCCCCCCTTTGACCCGACCCCAATTTGAGCTGGCGAGCAAACACTGGCCCACATCCTTTCACGAGGACAAACAGGTCACCGTCGCCCTGAGAGGAGAGCTCTTCAGTCCGCCTCAGAAAGCCAGGATGCACACCTACATGACGTCTGCTTTGACTGCTGCCAAAGCAGGGATCGAGTTGGGAATGGAGGCGGTGGGTGCTGTGGTGGTCGACCCAGCAACGGAGAGAATCATTGCAGTGGGCCATGACTGCAGAGGTGACCATCCCCTCCATCATGCGGTCATGGTCTGCATTGACCTTGTGGCTCGGAGCCAGGGCGGCGGATCTTATTCTTTTGACAGATACCCTGCTTGCCAGTTTACCTCACCAACCTCAGACACAGTTCACAGCGTTCCTGGTGCAGAGGCGAGCTCTCAGCCGTACATATGCACCGGGTATGACCTTTATGTGACCCGAGAACCTTGCGTTATGTGTGCCATGGCGCTGGTACACTCCCGGATAGGTCGTGTATTCTATGGAACGGCCTCTGCTGACGGGGCCGTAGGGACCAAATATAAAATCCACTCACAGAAAGATTTGAACCATCACTTTGAGGTTTACAAAGGAGTGTTGGGCAAGCAGTGTGAGGATCTAAACGGTCTGGGCAACCACATCAAAAGAGAGGCAGATAATTAA
- the adat3 gene encoding probable inactive tRNA-specific adenosine deaminase-like protein 3 isoform X1 yields MFLSQKNEPALISCVSELVRRTPKTMEPQTKRWKGSVCEPDPWVAYPVLSDEQSQDVELIEVFAAPIVNKKETSRLLRELNNLYPLRGLQHIKRVRAVQKEGSPHPLEVLVCLVSDAPDVKVVSIDALLPSDGVRRDGLGEPFVVKVPARPPLTRPQFELASKHWPTSFHEDKQVTVALRGELFSPPQKARMHTYMTSALTAAKAGIELGMEAVGAVVVDPATERIIAVGHDCRGDHPLHHAVMVCIDLVARSQGGGSYSFDRYPACQFTSPTSDTVHSVPGAEASSQPYICTGYDLYVTREPCVMCAMALVHSRIGRVFYGTASADGAVGTKYKIHSQKDLNHHFEVYKGVLGKQCEDLNGLGNHIKREADN; encoded by the exons ATGTTTCTGTCGCAGAAGAACGAACCAGCACTCATTTCATGTGTCAGTGAACTTGTAAG GAGAACACCAAAAACAATGGAGCCACAGACGAAACGCTGGAAAGGCTCTGTGTGCGAGCCTGACCCCTGGGTTGCTTATCCCGTACTGTCGGATGAGCAGTCGCAAGACGTCGAGCTGATCGAGGTGTTTGCTGCGCCCATTGTCAACAAGAAAGAGACGTCGCGACTTCTCCGGGAGCTGAACAACCTCTACCCGTTGAGGGGCCTTCAGCACATCAAGAGGGTGCGGGCGGTCCAGAAGGAGGGCAGCCCTCATCCTCTGGAAGTCCTCGTGTGCCTTGTCAGTGACGCACCAGACGTGAAGGTGGTAAGCATCGACGCTCTGCTCCCCTCGGATGGAGTTCGACGTGACGGATTAGGTGAGCCTTTTGTGGTTAAGGTCCCCGCACGCCCCCCTTTGACCCGACCCCAATTTGAGCTGGCGAGCAAACACTGGCCCACATCCTTTCACGAGGACAAACAGGTCACCGTCGCCCTGAGAGGAGAGCTCTTCAGTCCGCCTCAGAAAGCCAGGATGCACACCTACATGACGTCTGCTTTGACTGCTGCCAAAGCAGGGATCGAGTTGGGAATGGAGGCGGTGGGTGCTGTGGTGGTCGACCCAGCAACGGAGAGAATCATTGCAGTGGGCCATGACTGCAGAGGTGACCATCCCCTCCATCATGCGGTCATGGTCTGCATTGACCTTGTGGCTCGGAGCCAGGGCGGCGGATCTTATTCTTTTGACAGATACCCTGCTTGCCAGTTTACCTCACCAACCTCAGACACAGTTCACAGCGTTCCTGGTGCAGAGGCGAGCTCTCAGCCGTACATATGCACCGGGTATGACCTTTATGTGACCCGAGAACCTTGCGTTATGTGTGCCATGGCGCTGGTACACTCCCGGATAGGTCGTGTATTCTATGGAACGGCCTCTGCTGACGGGGCCGTAGGGACCAAATATAAAATCCACTCACAGAAAGATTTGAACCATCACTTTGAGGTTTACAAAGGAGTGTTGGGCAAGCAGTGTGAGGATCTAAACGGTCTGGGCAACCACATCAAAAGAGAGGCAGATAATTAA
- the alkbh6 gene encoding alpha-ketoglutarate-dependent dioxygenase alkB homolog 6: MEHPACILEELKQYVVNDAPPTVYYIPDFISEDEESYLQQQVYKSPRTKWTQLSGRRLQNWGGLPRPKGMLAEKIPDWLQTYCEKISALGAFSGKTANHVLVNEYKEGEGIMPHEDGPLYHPTVTTISLGSHTLLDFYTPVSSQEGDAPQTEESRFLFSLLVKPRSLLILQDEMYQRLLHGIQPCAQDTLTDKVVNLSAAAALPGETLTRGTRVSLTIRHVPKVLKTKLILGRK, encoded by the coding sequence ATGGAACACCCAGCTTGTATTTTGGAGGAATTGAAGCAGTATGTCGTAAATGATGCCCCACCAACAGTGTATTACATCCCAGATTTCATATCAGAAGATGAGGAGTCCTACCTTCAACAGCAGGTGTACAAGTCTCCCAGAACTAAATGGACTCAGCTGTCAGGCAGAAGGCTTCAGAACTGGGGAGGGTTACCACGTCCCAAAGGCATGCTGGCAGAAAAGATCCCTGACTGGCTCCAGACGTACTGTGAGAAAATTTCCGCTCTAGGTGCATTCAGTGGGAAAACCGCCAATCACGTGTTGGTGAATGAGTATAAAGAAGGGGAAGGGATTATGCCTCACGAAGATGGCCCTCTGTACCACCCTACCGTCACCACCATCAGCCTGGGCTCTCACACCCTCCTCGACTTCTACACGCCTGTCAGCAGCCAGGAAGGCGATGCACCACAGACCGAGGAGAGCCGCTTCCTCTTCTCCCTGCTGGTGAAGCCGCGCAGTCTTCTAATCCTGCAGGATGAAATGTACCAGCGTCTTCTTCATGGCATCCAGCCCTGCGCCCAGGACACGCTGACAGACAAGGTGGTGAACCTGTCTGCGGCCGCGGCCCTGCCAGGAGAGACACTGACCCGAGGCACCAGAGTGTCACTGACCATACGACATGTGCCCAAAGTTCTGAAGACAAAGCTTATACTGGGGAGGAAATGA